The Lentzea guizhouensis genome contains a region encoding:
- a CDS encoding ABC transporter ATP-binding protein codes for MIRASGVGVSYGAVRAVADMSLGIAAGLTVLSGPSGSGKSTLLRVLSLVERPSAGEVYVRDRPTSGLSWKELRSLRRKEIAVVFQNPADNLIGHLTVGENLRAAGATDLSLLEQLGLGDSATWRIGALSGGQQQRLAFGCALARGASVVVADEPTSQLDVRSADLVLETLRTLPVPAVVASHDPRLVELADLCVPLVAS; via the coding sequence GTGATTCGCGCCAGTGGTGTCGGGGTGTCCTACGGGGCGGTGCGGGCGGTCGCGGACATGTCGCTCGGCATCGCGGCCGGGCTCACCGTGCTGTCCGGGCCGTCGGGGTCGGGCAAGTCGACGTTGCTGCGGGTGCTGTCACTGGTCGAACGGCCGTCCGCGGGTGAGGTCTACGTGCGTGACCGGCCGACGTCCGGGTTGTCGTGGAAGGAGCTGCGGTCCTTGCGGCGCAAGGAGATCGCGGTGGTGTTCCAGAACCCGGCGGACAACCTGATCGGCCACCTGACGGTCGGTGAGAACCTGCGGGCGGCGGGGGCGACGGACCTGTCGTTGCTGGAGCAGCTGGGGCTGGGCGACTCGGCGACGTGGCGGATCGGGGCGTTGTCCGGCGGGCAGCAGCAACGGCTGGCGTTCGGGTGCGCGTTGGCGCGCGGGGCTTCCGTCGTGGTGGCGGACGAACCGACGTCGCAGCTGGACGTGCGCTCGGCGGACCTGGTGCTGGAGACGCTGAGGACGTTGCCGGTACCGGCGGTGGTCGCGTCGCACGACCCGCGGCTGGTCGAGCTGGCGGACCTGTGCGTGCCGCTGGTGGCGTCGTGA
- a CDS encoding helix-turn-helix domain-containing protein, with amino-acid sequence MSAGRVLGANIRAFREQRGLSLSELARRSSIAKGTLSQLESGAGNPTIETVFSLSNALDVPVSELVTERTAPEVILVRARDVEQLSSNAVDLRLMRRMDIADTVIEIYDQRVRPGATQTSEGHPGKEHVLVTSGRLKVGPTEQPFELGPGDYVCFPGSVPHLYETVGGEVSSVLVLEYPKH; translated from the coding sequence ATGAGTGCGGGTCGGGTGCTCGGCGCCAACATCAGGGCGTTTCGCGAGCAGCGCGGGTTGTCGTTGTCGGAGCTCGCGCGGCGGTCGTCGATCGCGAAGGGCACGCTGTCGCAGCTGGAGAGCGGGGCGGGGAATCCGACGATCGAGACGGTGTTCAGTTTGTCGAACGCTTTGGACGTGCCCGTGTCGGAGCTGGTGACCGAGCGGACGGCGCCGGAGGTCATCCTGGTGAGGGCCAGGGACGTGGAGCAGCTCAGCAGCAACGCGGTGGACCTGCGGCTGATGCGCAGGATGGACATCGCGGACACCGTCATCGAGATCTACGACCAGCGGGTGCGGCCGGGCGCGACGCAGACCAGCGAAGGTCATCCCGGCAAGGAGCACGTGCTGGTCACCAGCGGGCGGCTGAAGGTGGGGCCGACCGAGCAGCCGTTCGAGCTCGGGCCCGGCGACTACGTGTGCTTCCCCGGCTCGGTGCCGCACCTGTACGAGACGGTCGGGGGTGAGGTCAGCTCGGTACTGGTGTTGGAGTATCCGAAGCACTAA
- a CDS encoding DJ-1/PfpI family protein, producing MDVAYVLYPNMTALDLVGPFEVLGCVPVVSPRFVARTLDPVRSDNGLTVVPTDTFDTLKSADVVVVPGSGHWREVLRESAELVAWLREVHPTTKWTTSVCTGSTLLAEAGVVTKATTHWAAREDLTVRGVEACTDRVVFDGKVVTGAGVSAGIDMALQLVEREFGTAVAQTVQVGIEYDPQPPHAYDSIPPEVTQNLRSLFAASQS from the coding sequence ATGGACGTCGCCTACGTGCTCTACCCGAACATGACCGCGCTCGACCTGGTCGGGCCCTTCGAGGTGCTCGGCTGCGTGCCGGTGGTGTCACCGCGGTTCGTCGCGAGGACGCTCGACCCGGTGCGCTCGGACAACGGCCTGACCGTCGTGCCGACCGACACGTTCGACACGCTCAAGTCGGCGGACGTCGTCGTGGTGCCGGGCTCCGGGCACTGGAGGGAGGTGCTGCGCGAGTCGGCCGAGCTGGTCGCGTGGCTGCGGGAGGTGCACCCGACGACGAAGTGGACGACGTCGGTGTGCACGGGCTCGACGTTGCTCGCCGAGGCCGGGGTGGTCACGAAGGCGACCACGCACTGGGCCGCGCGCGAGGACCTGACGGTGCGCGGGGTCGAGGCGTGCACCGACCGGGTCGTGTTCGACGGCAAGGTCGTGACCGGCGCGGGGGTGTCGGCGGGCATCGACATGGCGTTGCAGCTGGTGGAACGGGAGTTCGGCACGGCGGTCGCGCAGACCGTGCAGGTCGGCATCGAGTACGACCCGCAGCCGCCGCACGCCTACGACTCGATCCCGCCGGAGGTGACGCAGAACCTCAGGTCGCTGTTCGCCGCGAGCCAGAGCTGA
- a CDS encoding dihydrodipicolinate synthase family protein codes for MTERLDGVIVATALPYREDSSAPAGLRPDLDRFAEHCRWVVESGCRGVGPNGSLGEYSSLTDQERREVAQTAIAAVKGKGIAVIGVHGVGAHQARHWAELAAEDGADGVLCLPPTMYRANRGEVVHHFREVAKAGLPIMVYNNPIDTKVDLTPDLIAELGQIEHVTAVKEFSGDVRRVLEIRAAAPHLTVVAGADDVVLESLLMGAAGWFAGYPNVFPAESAELFQLALDGELTEARSLYERLVPAFRWDSRTEFVQAIKYCMDLVGRYGGPCRPPRGPLSDAQRTQIEADMKLATS; via the coding sequence ATGACCGAACGCCTCGACGGCGTCATCGTCGCGACCGCGCTGCCGTACCGGGAGGACTCCAGCGCGCCCGCGGGGCTCAGGCCCGACCTCGACAGGTTCGCCGAGCACTGCCGCTGGGTCGTCGAGTCCGGCTGTCGCGGTGTCGGCCCGAACGGCTCGCTCGGCGAGTACTCGTCGCTGACCGACCAGGAACGCCGTGAGGTCGCGCAGACCGCCATCGCCGCCGTGAAGGGGAAGGGCATCGCGGTCATCGGTGTGCACGGCGTCGGCGCCCACCAGGCCCGCCACTGGGCCGAGCTGGCCGCGGAGGACGGCGCGGACGGCGTGCTCTGCCTGCCGCCGACGATGTACCGGGCGAACCGCGGCGAGGTCGTGCACCACTTCCGCGAGGTCGCCAAGGCGGGCCTGCCGATCATGGTCTACAACAACCCGATCGACACCAAGGTCGACCTGACCCCCGACCTGATCGCGGAGCTGGGCCAGATCGAGCACGTCACCGCCGTGAAGGAGTTCTCCGGCGACGTCCGCCGCGTGCTGGAGATCCGCGCCGCCGCCCCGCACCTGACCGTCGTGGCCGGCGCCGACGACGTGGTGCTGGAAAGCCTGCTGATGGGCGCCGCCGGCTGGTTCGCCGGTTACCCCAACGTCTTCCCGGCCGAGTCCGCCGAGCTGTTCCAGCTCGCACTGGACGGCGAGCTCACCGAGGCCCGCTCGTTGTACGAACGCCTCGTGCCCGCCTTCCGCTGGGACTCGCGCACCGAGTTCGTGCAGGCCATCAAGTACTGCATGGACCTCGTCGGCCGGTACGGCGGCCCGTGCCGTCCCCCGCGCGGCCCGCTGTCCGACGCCCAGCGCACCCAGATCGAGGCCGACATGAAGCTGGCCACGTCATGA
- a CDS encoding DUF4231 domain-containing protein: MTDADLPGFFHDADEASRRGQRQTLLLSRVRLMSAVVAAIGGAFKWKVGGGYDIWAFVALAGFFVALFAEILLWATHPEQKWNAGRAVAEQIKSLVWRYAVIGDPFTGPNAKHSLQLMIAEVVSEQGKKLPLASTNPTGAERREQLRAQPFPARRTAYREGRVRDQLEWYRRRATTNEFRANLWRMLLIAGEFVAILFAGARVMGAWDVDMSGVMAAAVAGGAAWLGLKQHENLFLGYAAAASDLALIYERLADVEEPEWAAAVAEAEGAISKEHSAWLASRPSAT, encoded by the coding sequence ATGACCGACGCGGACTTGCCCGGCTTTTTCCACGACGCGGACGAGGCGTCCAGACGCGGCCAGCGGCAGACGTTGCTGCTCAGCAGGGTCCGCCTGATGAGCGCCGTCGTGGCCGCGATCGGCGGTGCCTTCAAGTGGAAGGTCGGCGGCGGCTACGACATCTGGGCCTTCGTGGCACTGGCCGGCTTCTTCGTGGCCCTGTTCGCCGAAATCCTGCTCTGGGCCACCCACCCCGAACAGAAGTGGAACGCGGGCCGCGCCGTCGCCGAGCAGATCAAGTCCCTGGTCTGGCGCTACGCCGTCATCGGCGACCCCTTCACCGGCCCCAACGCCAAGCACTCACTGCAACTCATGATCGCCGAGGTCGTCTCCGAACAGGGCAAGAAACTCCCGCTCGCCAGCACCAACCCAACCGGTGCCGAACGCCGCGAACAACTCCGCGCCCAACCCTTCCCCGCCCGCCGCACCGCCTACCGCGAGGGCCGCGTCCGCGACCAGCTCGAGTGGTACCGCCGCCGCGCCACGACCAACGAGTTCCGCGCCAACCTCTGGCGCATGCTGCTGATCGCCGGCGAGTTCGTGGCCATCCTCTTCGCCGGCGCCCGCGTCATGGGCGCCTGGGACGTCGACATGTCAGGCGTCATGGCAGCAGCGGTCGCAGGCGGAGCGGCCTGGCTGGGCCTGAAGCAACACGAAAACCTGTTCCTGGGGTACGCGGCAGCGGCCAGCGACCTGGCTCTGATCTACGAACGGCTAGCGGACGTCGAAGAACCCGAGTGGGCGGCCGCGGTGGCGGAGGCGGAGGGTGCGATCAGCAAGGAGCACAGCGCGTGGCTGGCTTCGAGGCCGAGCGCGACGTGA
- a CDS encoding NAD(P)/FAD-dependent oxidoreductase: MRVVVVGAGPAGMAAARTAADAGAEVTMVDAEPEAGGQFLRGRARFAHPGVTHLKNTEAWLVEGGTVHLRGPRQLPFDALVIATGAYDRPLPFPGWDGPGVITAGAAQALAKQGVTLAERVVVTGTGPFLLPVATALQDLGATLVGVYEANSPLAWARETKAVAANLHKVTELAKYRRVLPRLETRTAVIAKHGSRVTVAKLDSAWRPVSHRTVQADLVCVGYGFLPRTDLVPHAARTGGFYDVDERQQTSVPGVYAAGEVTGIGGADLSEAEGVVAGAAAAGREPPADALKAVRDGLLFAAALARAHAVKPGWRTWLTQDTTVCRCEKVSLGDLGTATTMRELKLTSRVAMGRCQGRICARNAAELTGIPFDAQRRVIAVPIPLGELAALPEEDQ, from the coding sequence ATGAGAGTCGTAGTAGTGGGTGCCGGCCCCGCGGGCATGGCCGCCGCCAGGACCGCCGCCGACGCGGGCGCCGAGGTCACCATGGTCGACGCCGAACCCGAGGCGGGCGGCCAGTTCCTGCGCGGCAGGGCCAGGTTCGCGCACCCCGGCGTCACCCACCTCAAGAACACCGAGGCGTGGCTGGTCGAAGGCGGCACCGTCCACCTCAGGGGCCCGCGGCAGCTCCCGTTCGACGCGCTGGTCATCGCCACCGGCGCCTACGACCGCCCGCTCCCCTTCCCCGGCTGGGACGGCCCCGGCGTGATCACCGCGGGCGCCGCCCAGGCCCTCGCCAAACAGGGCGTCACGCTGGCCGAACGCGTGGTCGTGACCGGCACCGGCCCGTTCCTGCTCCCGGTCGCGACCGCGCTGCAGGACCTCGGCGCCACGCTCGTCGGCGTCTACGAGGCGAACTCGCCGCTGGCCTGGGCCCGGGAGACGAAGGCGGTCGCCGCGAACCTGCACAAGGTCACCGAGCTCGCCAAGTACCGGCGGGTCCTGCCACGCCTGGAGACCAGGACCGCGGTGATCGCCAAGCACGGCAGCCGCGTCACCGTCGCGAAGCTCGACAGCGCCTGGCGCCCGGTCAGCCACCGCACCGTGCAGGCCGACCTGGTCTGCGTCGGGTACGGCTTCCTGCCGCGCACCGACCTCGTGCCGCACGCCGCCAGGACCGGCGGGTTCTACGACGTCGACGAACGCCAGCAGACCTCGGTGCCGGGCGTTTACGCGGCGGGTGAGGTCACCGGCATCGGCGGTGCCGACCTGTCCGAGGCCGAGGGCGTCGTCGCCGGGGCCGCCGCGGCCGGGCGGGAACCACCGGCCGACGCGCTGAAGGCCGTGCGCGACGGCCTCCTCTTCGCCGCGGCACTGGCCAGGGCGCACGCCGTCAAACCCGGCTGGCGCACGTGGCTCACCCAGGACACCACGGTGTGCCGCTGCGAGAAGGTCAGCCTCGGTGATCTCGGCACCGCCACCACCATGCGCGAGCTCAAGCTCACCAGCCGGGTCGCGATGGGCCGGTGCCAGGGCCGCATCTGCGCCCGCAACGCCGCCGAGCTCACCGGCATCCCGTTCGACGCCCAGCGCCGCGTGATCGCGGTGCCGATCCCGCTCGGCGAACTCGCCGCGCTCCCCGAGGAGGACCAATGA
- a CDS encoding 2Fe-2S iron-sulfur cluster-binding protein → MKVTFNGVAKEVAHVAELLPGKYFCGIGVCFGCVAEINGTPEVRACRHQLKDGDIIRTTP, encoded by the coding sequence GTGAAGGTCACGTTCAACGGCGTTGCCAAGGAGGTGGCGCACGTCGCGGAGTTGTTGCCGGGCAAGTACTTCTGCGGCATCGGCGTGTGCTTCGGCTGCGTCGCGGAGATCAACGGCACCCCCGAGGTCCGCGCCTGCCGCCACCAGCTCAAGGACGGCGACATCATCAGGACCACGCCATGA
- a CDS encoding proline racemase family protein, producing the protein MRFARYFSAVDSHTEGMPTRVITGGVGVIPGETMADKRLNFVKDHDHVRKLLVNEPRGHAAMSGAILQPPTRPDADWGVLYIEVSGCLPMCGHGTIGVATVLVETGMVEVTEPVTTVRLDTPAGLVLADYDTRTKLVTIRNVPAYAHELDATVTVPGLGEVRYDMAYGGNFYAILPLADLGIPFDRTEKDRVLAAGLSIMDEINRVRRPVHPLDPAISGCKHVQFTAPGLDGADSRNAMAIHPGWFDRSPCGTGTCARMAQLHARGELGIGVEFVNESFIGTRFIGTLLEEVPLGDRTAVVPTVAGRAWITGMGQYLLDPTDPFPEGFSL; encoded by the coding sequence ATGAGGTTCGCCCGGTACTTCAGCGCGGTCGACTCGCACACCGAGGGCATGCCGACGCGGGTGATCACCGGCGGCGTCGGCGTGATCCCCGGCGAGACCATGGCTGACAAGCGCCTGAACTTCGTCAAGGACCACGACCACGTCCGGAAGCTGCTCGTCAACGAGCCACGCGGCCACGCGGCGATGAGCGGCGCGATCCTGCAGCCCCCGACCCGCCCGGACGCGGACTGGGGCGTGCTCTACATCGAGGTGTCCGGCTGCCTGCCGATGTGCGGCCACGGCACCATCGGCGTGGCCACCGTCCTGGTCGAGACCGGCATGGTCGAGGTGACCGAGCCGGTGACCACGGTCCGCCTGGACACCCCGGCCGGCCTGGTGCTCGCCGACTACGACACCCGCACCAAGCTCGTGACGATCCGCAACGTCCCGGCCTACGCCCACGAGCTCGACGCGACGGTCACCGTCCCCGGTCTCGGCGAGGTCCGCTACGACATGGCCTACGGCGGCAACTTCTACGCCATCCTGCCGCTCGCCGACCTCGGCATCCCCTTCGACCGCACGGAGAAGGACCGCGTCCTGGCCGCCGGTCTGTCCATCATGGACGAGATCAACCGGGTGCGGCGCCCGGTGCACCCGCTCGACCCGGCCATCAGCGGCTGCAAGCACGTCCAGTTCACCGCACCCGGCCTGGACGGCGCCGACTCGCGCAACGCCATGGCCATCCACCCCGGCTGGTTCGACCGCTCGCCGTGCGGCACCGGGACGTGCGCGCGGATGGCCCAGCTGCACGCGCGGGGTGAGCTGGGGATCGGGGTGGAGTTCGTGAACGAGTCGTTCATCGGGACGCGGTTCATCGGGACGCTGCTGGAGGAGGTCCCGCTCGGTGACCGGACGGCCGTGGTGCCCACCGTGGCCGGCCGGGCGTGGATCACGGGGATGGGCCAGTACCTGCTCGACCCGACGGATCCGTTCCCGGAGGGGTTCTCGCTGTAG
- a CDS encoding ATP-binding cassette domain-containing protein codes for MSAAGVRRSFGGVEVLRGVDLVVAPGEFVTLSGPSGSGKTALLSILCGFDFPDAGAVEPGPAAWSACAVLPQSLGLATELTLEENVALPLRLRGLATDPVARVLAELGIGDLGGRYPAQVSFGQQQRAALARAVVARPSALLADEPTAHLDAASAEAAIGVLRRVADDGAAVLIATHHDAVHAAADRVLELAGGRISSGLRRTTT; via the coding sequence ATCAGCGCGGCCGGGGTGCGGCGGTCGTTCGGCGGCGTCGAGGTGCTGCGCGGGGTGGACCTCGTGGTGGCACCCGGTGAGTTCGTGACGCTGAGCGGGCCGTCCGGGTCGGGCAAGACGGCGTTGCTGTCGATCCTGTGCGGCTTCGACTTCCCCGACGCGGGGGCGGTGGAGCCGGGGCCGGCGGCGTGGTCGGCGTGCGCGGTGCTGCCGCAGTCGCTGGGGCTCGCGACGGAGCTGACGCTGGAGGAGAACGTCGCGCTGCCGTTGCGGTTGCGGGGACTGGCGACGGACCCGGTGGCACGGGTGCTGGCGGAGCTGGGGATCGGGGACCTGGGCGGGCGGTACCCGGCGCAGGTGTCGTTCGGGCAGCAGCAACGGGCGGCGCTGGCGCGTGCGGTGGTGGCGCGGCCGTCGGCGTTGCTGGCCGACGAGCCCACGGCCCACCTGGACGCGGCGAGCGCGGAGGCGGCGATCGGGGTGCTGCGCAGGGTCGCCGACGACGGCGCCGCGGTGCTGATCGCCACGCACCACGACGCCGTGCACGCCGCCGCCGACCGGGTGCTGGAGCTGGCCGGCGGGCGGATCAGCTCGGGGCTGCGCCGGACGACGACCTGA
- a CDS encoding NAD(P)/FAD-dependent oxidoreductase: MHPDVVVVGAGIIGAACAQALHVRGLDVLVVDRRGPASGTSAAGEGNVLVSDKEPGPELELAKASRQLWPELALDAEWEEKGGLVVATTEQAVEPLRQFAAKQRAAGIDACEITPQEAREHEPHLTPAITAAIHYLEDAQLNPVKATRTLLRGIKVVTAETSTTDGRSVTTDQGVIHCGAVVNATGPWASRFGVNVLPRRGVVIVTTPLPGTIRHKVYDADYVGAVASGNADLQTSGVVESTQAGTVLIGSSRQRRGFDDTIETKVLQALATRAIALFPMLANVPVMRAYGGFRPYAPDHLPIIGEDPRTPGLWHATGHEGAGVGLAPATGRLLAELLTGATPHVDPHPFRVDRPEVMV; this comes from the coding sequence ATGCACCCGGACGTCGTGGTCGTGGGAGCGGGCATCATCGGGGCCGCGTGTGCGCAGGCGTTGCACGTGCGCGGGCTCGACGTCCTCGTCGTCGACCGCCGTGGGCCGGCGTCGGGCACCAGCGCGGCCGGCGAGGGGAACGTGCTGGTCAGCGACAAGGAGCCGGGGCCGGAGCTGGAGCTCGCCAAGGCCAGCAGGCAGCTCTGGCCGGAGCTGGCGCTGGACGCCGAGTGGGAGGAGAAGGGCGGGCTGGTCGTCGCCACGACCGAACAGGCCGTCGAACCCCTCAGGCAGTTCGCCGCGAAGCAACGGGCAGCGGGCATCGACGCGTGCGAGATCACCCCGCAAGAAGCCCGCGAGCACGAGCCCCACCTCACCCCGGCCATCACCGCCGCAATCCACTACCTCGAAGACGCCCAGCTCAACCCGGTCAAGGCAACGAGGACCCTGCTGCGCGGCATCAAGGTCGTCACAGCCGAGACGTCCACGACGGACGGCCGATCGGTCACCACGGACCAGGGCGTCATCCACTGCGGCGCCGTCGTCAACGCCACCGGCCCGTGGGCGAGCCGCTTCGGCGTCAACGTGCTGCCGCGCCGGGGCGTCGTCATCGTCACCACCCCGCTCCCCGGCACCATCCGGCACAAGGTCTACGACGCGGACTACGTCGGCGCGGTCGCGAGCGGTAACGCCGACCTGCAGACCTCCGGCGTGGTCGAGTCGACGCAGGCGGGCACGGTCCTGATCGGGTCAAGCCGGCAGCGCAGGGGTTTCGACGACACGATCGAGACGAAGGTCCTCCAAGCCCTGGCAACAAGAGCGATCGCGCTGTTCCCCATGCTCGCGAACGTCCCCGTCATGCGCGCGTACGGCGGTTTCCGCCCGTACGCGCCGGACCACCTGCCGATCATCGGCGAAGATCCGCGCACGCCCGGCCTGTGGCACGCCACCGGCCACGAGGGCGCGGGCGTCGGGCTCGCCCCGGCCACCGGGCGCCTGCTCGCCGAGCTGCTCACCGGTGCCACCCCGCACGTCGATCCCCACCCGTTCCGCGTCGACCGGCCGGAGGTGATGGTGTGA